TAAATATTATCTAACGGCATGAGATAAGGCTAGGTACGCATGAGCACCACCGACGCCGTCACCGCCGACGAGGACGTCACGGACCGCTGGAACGCCGTCCGCGATCTGCCCCCGAGCGCGAAGCTCGTGGCCAAGGTCCTCGACTACAACGACACGCTGACGCAGAGCGAGCTCGCCGAGGAGACGCTGCTACCGCCCCGGACCGTCAGGTACGCGCTCTCGCGGCTGGAGGAGGAGGACGTGGTCGACTCGCGGTTCTCCTTCACCGACGCCCGGAAGCGGCTGTACACGCTCGCGGTGTGAGTCGGGGAGGCGGACGCGGCCGGAGCGGTCACGGCCGGAGCGGTCACCGTCGCCGACCGGGATCCCCCTCCTTATCGGCGATGCCGACGCAGAGGCGCCATGGTCTCGACCGCCGCCGTCAAACGGGCGCTGACCGCGTTGGCGACGCGCACCGACACCGCGACCCGGCCGTACGTCGCCGTGATCGACGAGGCCGAGGCCGCGCGAACCGACCTGCGTCGCGCCGCCGCCTTCGTCGACTCGGTCGGGCTCGACCGGCTGTCGGAGGCGGTCACGGCCGCGGAGCGCGACGGGAACGAGACCGCGGCCGAACGCG
Above is a window of Halorubrum depositum DNA encoding:
- a CDS encoding MarR family transcriptional regulator, which translates into the protein MSTTDAVTADEDVTDRWNAVRDLPPSAKLVAKVLDYNDTLTQSELAEETLLPPRTVRYALSRLEEEDVVDSRFSFTDARKRLYTLAV